A genome region from Corallococcus soli includes the following:
- a CDS encoding type VI immunity family protein, whose amino-acid sequence MQQLLDIYLQKIGDDGNKLTTGHNPDINEDPFPLTAPAWASIRKHLETPRFGFLDDMDEDSTWLWILTKRGFDTGVRLTGDTFDPSGYEFSYWARLPWRETSPELSELSVSVPIRFLTDHGPDKLRELALALAELLPSTTGHAGLSLSFTRGRSRILPIIKDELIRHPGWDVPNTGATLDLGDQIDGVHWLNFLGPSVLEAVGGAQTLRSRLSAPGTTVQELTGGRAVVSLGAAPLAGDTKLDEPLLAYRELARVLEPWLQPFRPFNTWDGFTEAEARRWWRRFLD is encoded by the coding sequence ATGCAGCAATTGCTCGACATCTACCTCCAGAAGATTGGAGATGATGGCAACAAACTGACGACGGGCCACAACCCCGACATCAACGAAGATCCATTCCCGCTCACAGCCCCCGCCTGGGCAAGCATCCGCAAGCACCTGGAAACGCCGCGTTTTGGATTTCTCGACGACATGGACGAGGACTCCACCTGGCTTTGGATCTTGACCAAGCGAGGGTTTGATACCGGAGTACGCTTGACCGGGGACACGTTTGATCCCTCTGGTTATGAATTCAGTTACTGGGCCCGGCTACCCTGGCGTGAGACATCGCCCGAACTCAGCGAACTGAGCGTCAGTGTCCCGATTCGCTTCCTCACGGACCACGGCCCCGACAAGCTACGAGAACTCGCCTTGGCGCTCGCGGAGCTTCTTCCCTCCACGACGGGCCACGCCGGACTGTCGCTCTCCTTTACGCGGGGTCGCTCAAGAATCCTCCCCATCATCAAGGATGAGCTGATCCGGCATCCAGGTTGGGACGTACCGAACACAGGCGCCACCTTGGACCTGGGCGACCAGATCGACGGCGTGCACTGGCTGAACTTCCTGGGCCCCTCGGTGCTCGAAGCCGTGGGCGGTGCCCAGACGCTTCGTTCGCGCCTGAGCGCCCCAGGCACCACGGTCCAGGAGCTCACCGGGGGACGCGCGGTGGTCAGCCTCGGGGCGGCCCCGCTGGCCGGAGACACGAAGCTGGATGAACCGCTGTTGGCATACCGTGAACTCGCCCGGGTCCTGGAGCCCTGGCTCCAACCCTTCCGCCCCTTCAACACCTGGGATGGGTTCACCGAAGCAGAAGCCCGCCGCTGGTGGCGCCGCTTCCTCGACTGA
- a CDS encoding tRNA (5-methylaminomethyl-2-thiouridine)(34)-methyltransferase MnmD has product MSESDPSNPRDGDFELVTLRNGHRAVRHLGHGEVMHPAVGPWQEALGLYVDQPRLADRLRQPGPPLVILDVGLGAATNAVAALTRARELGAERARELHVVSLEVDLAPLRLALADAEGFPFLQPFRAAAESLMRDGSWEEPGLRWTLKLGDAVPFLDGELPLADLVFFDPFSPASNPDMWTESVLARVRRHCREDGEGALLMTYSAATPTRVTLLLAGFFVGAGASTGTKGETTVASTRFESLAAPLGTRWRERWERSSSRAPHGAELTPEVERRLRTHPQWR; this is encoded by the coding sequence ATGTCCGAGTCCGACCCATCGAACCCGCGCGACGGCGACTTCGAGCTCGTCACCCTGCGCAACGGCCACCGCGCCGTGCGCCACCTGGGACACGGTGAGGTCATGCACCCCGCCGTGGGCCCGTGGCAGGAGGCCCTGGGCCTCTACGTGGACCAGCCCCGCCTCGCGGACCGCCTGCGCCAGCCCGGCCCGCCGCTCGTCATCCTCGACGTGGGCCTGGGCGCCGCCACCAACGCCGTCGCCGCGCTCACCCGCGCCCGCGAGCTGGGGGCCGAACGCGCAAGGGAGCTGCACGTCGTCAGCCTGGAGGTGGACCTGGCCCCGCTGCGCCTCGCGCTCGCGGACGCCGAGGGCTTCCCCTTCCTCCAGCCCTTCCGCGCCGCCGCGGAGAGCCTCATGCGCGACGGCTCCTGGGAGGAGCCCGGCCTCCGGTGGACCCTCAAGCTGGGCGACGCCGTGCCCTTCCTGGACGGCGAGCTGCCCCTGGCCGACCTCGTCTTCTTCGACCCGTTCTCCCCCGCGTCCAACCCGGACATGTGGACCGAGTCCGTGCTGGCCCGGGTGCGCCGGCACTGCCGCGAGGACGGGGAGGGGGCCCTGCTGATGACCTACAGCGCGGCCACGCCCACCCGCGTCACCCTGCTGCTCGCCGGCTTCTTCGTGGGCGCCGGGGCGTCCACCGGCACGAAGGGGGAGACCACCGTGGCCTCGACCCGCTTCGAATCCCTCGCCGCACCCCTGGGGACCCGGTGGAGGGAGCGCTGGGAGCGCTCGTCCTCCCGGGCCCCGCACGGGGCCGAACTCACGCCTGAGGTCGAGCGTCGCCTGCGGACCCATCCTCAGTGGCGCTGA
- a CDS encoding DUF2378 family protein, which produces MNPEKLVFAQTVDALFVRALENRLTPACVEHLKRAGLDLDAKLERTYTLEQWREFLRIAAGHVYGGVPAEAAYYSLGERFMDAYFGTFFGRALLGVGKLAGPRRMLLRADLGFRAGNNFSEVKIVERSATSLELWMNDVLADQPTFAAGLLARAVALCGGWRVVALPEEFDGTAATFHLRWSEAPSEGALSATEDGSAGDARPQA; this is translated from the coding sequence ATGAATCCAGAGAAGCTTGTCTTCGCCCAGACCGTCGACGCGTTGTTCGTTCGAGCGCTGGAGAACCGCCTGACGCCCGCGTGCGTGGAGCACCTGAAGCGGGCGGGGCTGGACCTCGACGCGAAGCTGGAGCGCACCTACACCCTGGAGCAGTGGCGCGAGTTCCTGCGCATCGCGGCCGGCCACGTCTACGGCGGCGTGCCCGCGGAAGCGGCGTACTACTCGCTGGGCGAGCGCTTCATGGACGCCTACTTCGGCACCTTCTTTGGTCGCGCGCTGCTGGGCGTGGGCAAGCTCGCCGGCCCCCGGCGGATGCTGCTGCGCGCGGACCTCGGCTTTCGCGCCGGCAACAACTTCAGTGAAGTCAAAATCGTGGAGCGCAGCGCGACTTCGCTGGAGCTGTGGATGAACGACGTGCTGGCGGATCAGCCGACGTTCGCGGCGGGGCTGCTGGCGCGCGCGGTGGCGCTGTGCGGCGGCTGGCGGGTGGTGGCGCTGCCGGAGGAGTTCGACGGCACGGCCGCGACGTTCCACCTGCGCTGGAGTGAAGCGCCGTCCGAGGGGGCGCTCAGCGCCACTGAGGATGGGTCCGCAGGCGACGCTCGACCTCAGGCGTGA
- a CDS encoding bifunctional acetate--CoA ligase family protein/GNAT family N-acetyltransferase, whose amino-acid sequence MDEQRPPRPPARTDPSIDLLHQRTRQPLEVLFSPRSVAVVGASERAGSVGRTVLWNLISSPFGGTVYPVNPQRPNVLGIKAWPSLRALPEPVDLAVIVTPAKSVPAIIRECAEVGVRGAIIISAGFKETGPEGVKLEQEVLRIAQAGNVRIIGPNCLGVMRPTTGFNATFAKGMARPGNVAFISQSGALLTAILDWSLRESVGFSAFVSVGSMLDVGWGDLIDFLADDPMTRSILLYMESIGDARAFLSAAREVALTKPIIVIKAGRTAQAAQAAASHTGTLAGSDEVLSAAFRRAGVLRVDSIEDLFHMAEVLARQPRPSGRRLTLLTNAGGPAVLATDALVAGGGELATLSDDTRAQLDAFLPAPWSHGNPVDILGDADGERYAKALEVTGADPHSDGLLVILTPQDMTEPTKTADRLKGYAKLPGKPVLASWMGGSEVAAGERILNDAGIPTFGYPDTAARVFNYMWRYSDNIAGLYETPTLAEEPTGGGRDVARALVEEARAAGRGILSEYESKRLLAAYGIPTVETWLATTEDGAVEKARALGFPVVLKLHSLTVTHKTDVGGVRLDLRDEDSVRQAFRAIRDALAERGLADAFDGVTVQPMVKLDGYELILGSSLDAQFGPVLLFGAGGTLVEVFQDRALGLPPLNTTLARRMMERTRIHHALKGVRGRAPVDQGALERLLVRFSQLVVEQPFIRELDINPLLVSAERIIALDARVVLHPADATAASLPRLAIEPYPHQYARFFTLKNGEQLMLRPIRPEDEPAMTRFHQALSEQTVFLRYAGLMKLSQRVAHERLARICFNDYAREMALVAERRSADLKEGGEILAVGRLTRLRGTKDAEFAITVSDVAQRQGLGEELLRRLVDVGRDWGLQRIVADILTRNRGMQAVSRKLGFSILENEELAPDMVKAVKVIG is encoded by the coding sequence ATGGACGAGCAGCGCCCCCCCAGGCCCCCGGCACGGACGGATCCCTCCATCGATCTGCTCCACCAGCGCACGCGCCAGCCACTGGAGGTCCTCTTCTCGCCCCGCAGCGTCGCGGTGGTGGGGGCGAGCGAGCGGGCCGGCAGCGTGGGCCGCACCGTGCTGTGGAACCTCATCAGCAGCCCTTTTGGCGGCACCGTCTACCCCGTCAACCCGCAGCGCCCCAACGTGCTCGGCATCAAGGCGTGGCCGTCCCTGCGCGCCCTGCCGGAGCCGGTGGACCTGGCCGTCATCGTCACGCCCGCGAAGTCCGTGCCGGCCATCATCCGCGAGTGCGCGGAGGTCGGCGTCCGGGGCGCCATCATCATCTCCGCGGGCTTCAAGGAGACGGGCCCTGAGGGCGTGAAGCTGGAGCAGGAGGTGCTGCGCATCGCGCAGGCCGGGAACGTGCGCATCATCGGGCCCAACTGCCTGGGCGTGATGCGGCCCACCACCGGCTTCAACGCCACGTTCGCCAAGGGCATGGCCCGGCCCGGCAACGTGGCCTTCATCAGCCAGTCCGGCGCGCTGCTCACCGCCATCCTCGACTGGAGCCTGCGCGAGTCCGTGGGCTTCAGCGCCTTCGTGTCCGTGGGCTCCATGCTGGACGTGGGGTGGGGCGACCTCATCGACTTCCTGGCCGATGATCCGATGACGCGCTCCATCCTGCTGTACATGGAGTCCATCGGCGACGCGCGCGCCTTCCTGTCCGCCGCGCGCGAGGTGGCCCTCACCAAGCCCATCATCGTCATCAAGGCCGGCCGCACCGCGCAGGCCGCGCAGGCCGCCGCGTCCCACACCGGCACGCTCGCCGGCAGCGACGAGGTGCTGAGCGCCGCCTTCCGCCGCGCGGGCGTGCTGCGCGTGGACTCCATCGAGGACCTGTTCCACATGGCGGAGGTGCTCGCCCGTCAGCCCCGGCCCTCCGGACGCAGGCTCACGCTGCTCACCAACGCGGGCGGCCCCGCGGTGCTCGCCACGGACGCGCTGGTCGCGGGTGGGGGAGAGCTGGCCACGCTGTCCGACGACACGCGCGCCCAGTTGGACGCGTTCCTGCCCGCGCCGTGGAGCCACGGCAACCCGGTGGACATCCTGGGGGACGCGGACGGGGAGCGCTACGCGAAGGCCCTGGAGGTGACGGGCGCGGATCCCCACAGCGACGGCCTGCTCGTCATCCTCACGCCGCAGGACATGACGGAGCCCACGAAGACGGCCGACCGCCTCAAGGGCTACGCGAAGCTGCCCGGCAAGCCCGTGCTCGCGAGCTGGATGGGCGGCTCCGAGGTCGCCGCCGGCGAGCGCATCCTCAACGACGCGGGCATCCCGACCTTCGGCTACCCGGACACGGCGGCCCGCGTCTTCAACTACATGTGGCGCTACTCGGACAACATCGCGGGGCTCTATGAAACCCCCACGCTGGCGGAGGAGCCCACCGGCGGGGGCCGCGACGTGGCGCGGGCCCTGGTGGAGGAAGCCCGCGCCGCCGGCCGCGGCATCCTGTCCGAATACGAATCCAAGCGCCTGCTGGCCGCCTACGGCATCCCCACCGTGGAGACGTGGCTCGCGACCACCGAGGACGGCGCCGTGGAGAAGGCCCGCGCGCTGGGCTTCCCCGTGGTGCTCAAGCTGCACTCGCTCACGGTGACGCACAAGACGGACGTGGGCGGTGTGCGCCTGGACCTGCGGGACGAGGACAGCGTGCGTCAGGCCTTCCGCGCCATCCGCGACGCGCTGGCGGAGCGGGGGCTGGCGGACGCGTTCGACGGCGTCACCGTGCAGCCCATGGTGAAGCTGGACGGCTACGAGCTCATCCTGGGCAGCAGCCTGGACGCGCAGTTCGGGCCGGTGCTGCTCTTCGGCGCGGGGGGCACGCTGGTGGAGGTGTTCCAGGACCGGGCCCTGGGCCTGCCGCCCCTCAACACCACGCTGGCGCGGCGGATGATGGAGCGCACGCGCATCCACCACGCGCTGAAGGGCGTGCGCGGCCGGGCCCCCGTGGACCAGGGCGCGCTGGAGCGCCTGCTGGTGCGCTTCAGCCAACTGGTGGTGGAGCAGCCCTTCATCCGCGAGCTGGACATCAACCCGCTGCTCGTCTCCGCCGAGCGCATCATCGCCCTGGACGCCCGCGTGGTGCTGCACCCGGCGGACGCCACGGCCGCGTCGCTGCCCCGGCTGGCCATTGAACCGTATCCGCACCAGTACGCGCGGTTCTTCACGCTGAAGAACGGCGAGCAGCTCATGCTGCGCCCCATCCGCCCGGAGGACGAGCCCGCGATGACGCGCTTCCACCAGGCGCTGTCCGAACAGACGGTGTTCCTGCGCTACGCGGGCCTGATGAAGCTGAGCCAGCGCGTGGCCCATGAGCGGCTGGCGCGCATCTGCTTCAACGACTACGCGCGGGAGATGGCGCTCGTCGCGGAGCGGCGCTCCGCGGACCTGAAGGAGGGAGGGGAGATCCTGGCGGTGGGCCGGCTCACGCGCCTGAGGGGCACGAAGGACGCGGAGTTCGCCATCACCGTCAGCGACGTCGCGCAGCGCCAGGGCCTGGGGGAGGAGCTGCTCCGGCGGCTGGTGGACGTCGGTCGGGACTGGGGCCTGCAGCGGATCGTCGCGGACATCCTCACGCGCAACCGCGGCATGCAGGCCGTCAGCCGGAAGCTGGGCTTCAGCATCCTCGAGAACGAGGAGCTGGCCCCGGACATGGTCAAGGCCGTGAAGGTGATTGGCTGA